The region TCGAGGCACTGCCGGTGAACTCACTGAGAATAACGGGACTGTGCTTCTTCTCACTCGCTCGGCCATCTTGACAGATGACAAACTCATGGCAGGTGAGGTTCATGCCCTCACGTAGACTCGTGATTGCCAGAGCGTCGGCGATGGAGAGGAGTGCAAGGTACTGTGAGAAGGCGATGTCTTGCCTCAGGAAGATGAGCGGGTTATGTGTCAAAGTTGAGTGAACTGCATCGATACGGGTGACGATCTCTGACACAGTTGCAGCCAGCTCGGTATCTTCGGTTGTGGATGTCGCGACCTGGATCATTACAACCTTGTCTTTCCATTCCGGGTTCTTGTTCAAGAACAGCTCAAACGCCAACAGCTTCTGTCGTACACCGCGAATGTTGTCCAACTTGTCTCGAGCGACAATGACCTTCTTGCCCTCATATCGCTTCTGCATGGTAGTGATCCACTCCAAAACTTGGGGCTCTTCGCGCGCTAGAGCAAGGGCACGGGGATCAATGCCAATGGGGGATGACCATACGTTGACGAACCGGCTCTCGAGTTGGACTCCATCCTCGGTAGCCTCTACTGAGAGAATTCGACTGCATGTTTGCAGGAAGTGGTGAGCGTACTCGGGAGTCTGGAATGCGACAAGGTTTGCACCAAGCATGCCATCAAGCAGCTCTTTGCGGGCAGCTAAGCAACGGAAGACCTCGGACGATGGAAAGGCCGTGTGCAGGAAGAAGCCAATCTGTGCATCTGGTAGCTTTTGGCGGATCATCTGGGGAACGAGACACAGATGGTAGTCGTGGATCCAGATGACATCTCCGCGCTTGTAGTTCTTGACAACCTTGTCAGCAAAGGCCTGATTGACCTTGACGTAGAAAACCCATGAGTGGTCCAGGAAAGCCTTGCTCTTGGGGTGGTCAGGGATGATGTAGTGGAAGACGGGCCATAGGATTGTCTTGCAGTAGTGAGCATAGTGGCCGTCAAAGTCCTTGTCGCTGACGAAGACGGTGAGAGCATCGTGCTCCTCCTCTAGCTTATCGTAGATCTCCGCCTTCTTGTCCTCATTCAGGCTGTCAGTGGGAAAGCCAATGAGGCCGACAAAAATGATGTCGCCGATGCACTTGTTGTCGACTGCAGCACGGACGGCGTTGGTCAGGCCACCGTTGCCCTGGACAGCAGGTACGACCGAGTACTCGGTTGCCCAGCGCGGATCTGTTGTAGGTTTGCCAGCATGTGAGCCTTTCATGCGCTCCTTCTGAGCCTGGGCCCGCTCTTGTGCTTTGGCGTACTCTAAGATGGTATCCGGGGGCGCTGGCTCAGCCCGCGATATGGGCTGGTTGAAGAACAAGCCACTCGCACCCCACTCCGGGACATGAGCATCACTACGAACCAGGCCCCGGGGGTCTGCTGGTTTGGGGAAATGTGTGGCGGCACTGGGCTGACCTGGCGTGAAGAAGTCTTCGTGCTCCGTCATGCGCATCGGTGTCTTGGGCAGCTGGATGTGCGACGGAGGCGCCTGCTTAAGGAGACTCTGGGGCTGCTCTTCATTCTTGCTACCTGACCGTACACTCGGTATGCTCGTGGCCGAAGACGGCTGGCGACCGGCATCGGCTAGCTGTGTGGGAGCTGGCTGTGGTGAGCTGGCGGGGCTCGAGTTGGAGTTTGACTTTGACTCGTGGAAATCTACAGTATAGGGCAAGAAACTGGCTGTATTAGACGAGATAAAGGCTAAGAGCTACAAACGAAATAGATAAGGTGCCGTTTATAGGCAGTTGAGCAAACGTGGATACCTACAGAGAGACAACATGTGTAGTCATGATGGGCAGTGGGCTGGCCTTGTTGCCCGCTGATAACGAATTGTAGGTCGGGAGGTGGCGTAGAAATGGCTATCAGATACAGGTGAGAGAGGTTGCGGGGCCCTTATCAAGCTAAGGTCAGGAGAGGTGAGGATATCGAGGCGGTGGAAGAGCGCAGTGAAATTTCCGGTAGGTTCGATGGATCGTGTTGACAATGGAAGCTTCCAAACCTTTGGCGCGTCGTCTCGGCGCCTACGCAAGAAAGTGCTGCCGGTAGCTTACGGCAACAAGGACTTGGGCGGTATTGGCTGTCTTGATACCAAACGATGCGTGCTGCTTGCGACAAGGAACTTGCTTGCTGCGTGTTCTTTGCCTGTTGTCGCAATTTGCAAGATTTCCCCCCGCTGTCACCATATGACGTACCTATGGAATACCGAAAGGGCACAGCTCGCTGGTGGGCCTCTCCACCATCTTACTGCCCATCCATGCAATCACTGCTCCGCTCGAGTCGCGCCTTGACTCGACGAGCATCACTTTTACGTGTTTGGCAGAAATCAGTTGTCAACAAAGTGCCTGCTGCTGCCCGCATGCCTAACAGTTGCGGGTGTTGCTCCGTTAGTCGCAAATTACACCCCGCGCGCCCATGAATCTGGTTAGTATTTCTACACTGTCTACCTATGCCGCACGCTGAATCTCCCGGTCTAGCCAACCTTCTTGCACGCTGCTGTTTTCACATGCCGCCCGTCTACTTAGGCTGCTGAGGGGCAGTGGGGGAAATTGCTACCCGCCTCAACTTGGCAGGTATCGCCGTCATGGCATTTCTTCAGAATACGATGTCGCACAAAGAATTCGATGTTGGACTCCCCCCACACGGCACGCATGCATGTCGGATAGGAATGCTTGACATAGAAATGATAAAACCGGTATTTTCGAGGGGCTGAAGTGTGCCTGGAGTGGACCAAATTATAAAAATATGTGGGTTGTGCATGGGAACTCGTCAAATTCTGCAGATAGATGCCTCCGAGGCGCCAAGATGGACAAGTCCCTCATGTATGTAAATGCTCATGAGAGCAAGTCATGTGAGGCTGTAGGCATTGCCTACCCAGGCAGGTGCGAGGTAAATCCTTGACATTACAAAACTTTCCGAACTTGCATATCCGCCCCAGTAAGATATGATCCACATTAAGGATGGACATCCATGAGGAAGTACCATAGCCATATAGCCCTGCCCACTCACCACATACAATCCATCAAGCCGTTTTCTTCTGTCCCTGCCTAGGTACTCCGATCCCTAATAAATACGCCGCCCTCACCAACACAGGCATCACGTTCAGCGTGTTCGTGACTCCATCTTTCCCCTGCCAGCCCGCCGCCCCGAAGATATCATCTCCCATCGCACACCAGGCTGCATAGCAGTGCCCCAGATCACACAGCATCAAGCCGAACACAATCCACTGCCACGTCCTCTTGTCATCCACAACCCGCAGCAGTACACCCTCGATGAATGCAAATAGCAGGTAGGCCGAGGCCAGCTGGTCGCAGAGTATCTGTGAGCTAGCGCTATACGCGGTTGTGGATGGCATGTAGGTAAAGTAGTCGAGCGGTGAAAAGTGAAGTTTGTACGCGCCGCTGAGGGCAAAAACAGGTTCGAGATAAAGGTGCCAGAGCCGATAGATAAAGGGCGTCCCGGGAGGCGCCATTGTTGCAGATATGTGGCGTGGTTCGGTGCGTTTCAGGGCCGGTAGTCGTGTTTGCAAAACCTATCCCTCTGGATAATGTCGTGGTTGCCTTGTTCCCACCAATAGAAGAAGAACCGTATGCGATACTGCGAGGTACAGCAGATTACTGTCGACGACTGGCTTTGTGCATAGTGAGGGACGGAGGGATGTCGACTACGTTGCATGCAAGCTCCGCGCGTAGCCGCCTTGTTCTGTCCGCAGGTTGCGCCGGATCTTAAGGTCATTGGCGGAACGTGCCCACCGTAATCAACGGCTGCCCATGTATTACCTCGTACGGAAAGAAGAGCAGATGACCACCTTCTGCTGTGTTAATGAGCATCTCCTCACCATAACTATATCAAGCATACACCAAATCGGAAGATTACTTCACTGTCCCTATCAACATGACATTGTACAGCCAAGGTAGTAGCACATCTTCGTGGTGGCAAGAGTCAGTGTCCATTGCACTGCTAAGCAACCGGATGAAGACGGGTTCAATTCATCTCCATGGATGTATTTATGCCGGCCTGTTCCACTACACATGCGTCTCAGTGCCCGACAATGTCTCTCAGGATTGCGTGTGCATTCTAGGCCGTTCGTGCCTTTGGCCATAATTGCTTTGCCTTTGGACTACAGTAGTAGTCTACCCGTACAATTTAAACTGGGTCAGCGCACCCTCAGAGCGTGAGCAGCCACGTGATTGGACTCTTCCAGGAGCTTGTGCAGCCGTAACCTGAGCAACGAACGTAGAGAAAGCAATGCTATGCTGAATACAACTTAGCGTTACCTTAAAATTGTCCTTCCATCTACCACACCATCGGTTCTTCACTCAACTCTTTTCTCAACGAAACACGCAATCTGCATGTTCTAAGATTTGAGCGTACATGAAGGCTTTACACCATCCCTGCACATAATATTGATGCATGACGTGGCACAGCAACCTCGCCACCCAGCATCGAGTTTCACAAGACGATACAGATTCAAAAATGGAAGGGTACAAGAAGAGGACAGCATTCTCGTCAATGGACAAGATAGACGATCAAAGGACTAGCCTAAATGTTACCTTGGTAGACATCTAGGTAGGCTCTCGATTGTCTGTCTTGGACCTGCCTAGGGTCGTATAAGGGATGCTGCATGCTAAGTGGGGCAATGAAAATATTGTCTAGGTTTTGCAAAAAAACCAAACACCATTGCTCTTTTCCGGATTTTCAGAGGGGAAGTGTCATGTTCTTTAAGATAGCAGCTCCTTCATATAACTCGAAAATCGACCTCACTGTGTTGTCACAAATGCCCAACCAATGCAGACGTACTGGTACGTACTTGCCCAACTCTGCTCGTTTGATTGGTCGACTCATATATGCTCTCAGTTCTTTCTGCCCGACCACCCGTTAATGCCTTTGTATGCCTAAGATGGGCGAATCAGGAGATGAATCACTCACCCTCTCATCTAGGCCAAGAAAAGACATGTATACGTTTGGCATTGTGTGAGCGCAACTGATTGAAAACCCTCCAATACATACCCTGACAATCAAGTGTCATTGCGGGACATCGACTATCCCGATAACAAGTGCTGGCTGTCCCGGTTGTGGTTATGGAAGATGTGCCTACTGTACAACGACGCGAGTACAAGTACGCACATCCAGCTCGAAGTCAGATCCCCCTGTAGCGAGTCATCTGAGCACATCACAACCAGGGTTATCACAGTGCCCTTTGGGTATGGAAGATTTGCCTTATTTTCAATTCCCGTCCCGTCTTTTGACCTCTGGATCAACACATACCAGCCAACGAACATCTAACACGACTCCAGGTGGCTGCAGCTTCGGGCGGCGACGCAAAGTCGGCCTCAGACGTCGGACCTGACAGAGAAAAGCAAGTAAGTCGAGGGACAAAGTATTGAAGTTACATCAAAGAAATGTGATGTATTCGTGAGAAGACGATTCCGATTGATTACATGCTGACTCCCCTGTAGTGTCTCAGTCACGCATGAAGCTATATGACAAACCTTCAATATGGTGCGCAACAACCGCGGCTTCTAAAACTATACTTGTTGATTGTCGTACTTGCATCAATTTCTATCATCTATCCTCGCGTCCTACCTGTGTATTCCATGCTCATCGGTGAACATGCATCGATGCCGCAAGTGAGTTCAGCTGGCCTTGCTAACATTGACACTACAATGTTCGACGTTGTTCTAAGCTCTGCTTATACATTCCTCATTCGGCAAACGTGGCGCAACTACCGATCCAGTCTGATGAATGCCGGTACGTTGTGCGTCCCGATCTGCCGGAATCAGTTATGCACGTCAGATGTATACACCCGCCGGTCTTGCTGGTAGAAGGCAAACGGCGGTCAACGGTCTCTAGATAGTCCTATTGGCAAATGTGAGGTCCTTCAGGCAGGTAAGCTGGGCTTTGGTCGTAGCCCAACGAGGCTGAGAGATATGCGCAAGGCATACGGCTGGCTCTGCAGCCTGAAACTCTCTAACTTGAAGACTATCGACGTCATTACCGCATACACGGGTCGACAGGATCATTTCCCTGCGTTTCTACACCCAACCAATAAACAAGAAATAGCTGATCTCAGGTGCAGTAGTCTTTCTAGTCGCATAGCTTGGCTGGCGGTGTTGTGTATCGAAGCATACATGCGGGAGCCTTAC is a window of Pyrenophora tritici-repentis strain M4 chromosome 2, whole genome shotgun sequence DNA encoding:
- a CDS encoding glycosyltransferase family 20 protein codes for the protein MTTHVVSLFLPYTVDFHESKSNSNSSPASSPQPAPTQLADAGRQPSSATSIPSVRSGSKNEEQPQSLLKQAPPSHIQLPKTPMRMTEHEDFFTPGQPSAATHFPKPADPRGLVRSDAHVPEWGASGLFFNQPISRAEPAPPDTILEYAKAQERAQAQKERMKGSHAGKPTTDPRWATEYSVVPAVQGNGGLTNAVRAAVDNKCIGDIIFVGLIGFPTDSLNEDKKAEIYDKLEEEHDALTVFVSDKDFDGHYAHYCKTILWPVFHYIIPDHPKSKAFLDHSWVFYVKVNQAFADKVVKNYKRGDVIWIHDYHLCLVPQMIRQKLPDAQIGFFLHTAFPSSEVFRCLAARKELLDGMLGANLVAFQTPEYAHHFLQTCSRILSVEATEDGVQLESRFVNVWSSPIGIDPRALALAREEPQVLEWITTMQKRYEGKKVIVARDKLDNIRGVRQKLLAFELFLNKNPEWKDKVVMIQVATSTTEDTELAATVSEIVTRIDAVHSTLTHNPLIFLRQDIAFSQYLALLSIADALAITSLREGMNLTCHEFVICQDGRASEKKHSPVILSEFTGSASIFDGADLSVNPWDYNNIAEAFRVALEMSDVEKERRYTKLRNMVMHQTGDFWVNNLSNHLSKVHAEQFKRDTMSIPRLSSTNLSRSYQQSQRRLFVLDYEGTLASYGSVNNTILANTERVIVVLNDLVAEEKNVVYVMTGRTVRETELIFNRVRGLGLIAENGCFLREPNTNEWIQFPEEEKTVKWKDSVKPILQYYLERVEGSWVEERHCSIIFHYNKSNDKDDSSSRHAGDCANHINDACEQQRVKAIPTKDSVVIEPVDFDKAFASQHILNKYPEEARPDFLFVAGNDRSDEAVFHWAKKLKDESIIPNVETVTVGDRNSIAMSTLPNGTTGLLGALSKLAKAQRSSP